One window from the genome of Microaerobacter geothermalis encodes:
- a CDS encoding PIG-L deacetylase family protein, with the protein MNSFNYESQRVLILAPHADDETIGCGGVIQKYIKYNSQVRILIASFVMGQYIKYQKENEEYKVYSGKERIKEMQEAFRILGITDFHFLFVDDSEMIQYHSQLDILPKIRLVTKIEEHIRDFKPTIMYIPSLTKHQDHVILHEVGMTVARPYFWNGSVIVYETDGELMFQPNLYVPLTNEEMDRKKKALSAYKTQLGKERHPVHPHSQTVKAQFRGQNIYEYCAEAFQIVRLHG; encoded by the coding sequence TTGAACAGTTTCAATTATGAAAGTCAGCGGGTGTTAATTTTGGCTCCCCATGCCGATGATGAAACCATTGGATGCGGAGGAGTAATCCAAAAATATATCAAGTACAACAGCCAGGTCAGGATACTTATTGCCTCATTTGTGATGGGACAATACATCAAATACCAAAAAGAAAATGAAGAATACAAGGTATACAGCGGTAAGGAGAGAATCAAAGAAATGCAGGAAGCTTTCAGGATTCTTGGGATTACTGATTTCCATTTTCTTTTTGTGGATGATTCAGAAATGATTCAATACCACAGCCAACTGGATATATTGCCAAAGATAAGATTGGTTACCAAAATAGAGGAACATATCCGCGACTTTAAACCCACTATAATGTATATTCCGTCTCTAACCAAACATCAGGATCATGTCATTCTTCATGAAGTGGGGATGACCGTGGCTAGGCCCTATTTTTGGAATGGCTCAGTCATTGTTTATGAAACCGATGGAGAGCTGATGTTCCAGCCTAATCTATATGTTCCTCTCACTAACGAGGAAATGGATAGAAAGAAGAAGGCATTAAGTGCCTACAAAACCCAACTGGGAAAGGAACGGCACCCAGTTCATCCGCATTCGCAAACGGTTAAGGCCCAATTTAGGGGGCAAAACATTTACGAATATTGCGCAGAGGCTTTTCAAATTGTTCGTTTACATGGGTGA
- a CDS encoding glycosyltransferase family 4 protein: MTRSILMITSEFEPDIVGGLGIVSTQLVKELVKKGIQVTVVSLRRSGDYVSSHEGKFKVIRFPKITRFYQNRQMIPESISPYLKKISPDLIHIQCVQGMELGKNLKSHYRVPLIYTSHSIGREEAEGRINPDQLLVVKQQEKLYETADSIVCPSNMEKRVLLKHYPLWESKVTVIPNGIAEIDIPRRKNANLYHLLYVGRLAWSKGLETVIRALPLVVRKHPRTVLHVVGDGSSSYRRHIQGLIKKYHLDKRVVFHSWMEQRKLSNVYSLSGIVIVPSYYESFGMVVLEAMAHGVPVIVTTAVGVAEDMSRSVVMKIKPKNVQEMAEAIHHLLSNQSSAKSRGKAGLKLVKKYFWSNTADQYLALYRKLTNK; encoded by the coding sequence ATGACGCGGTCCATCCTTATGATTACTTCCGAATTTGAACCGGATATTGTTGGAGGATTGGGCATTGTCTCCACCCAATTGGTAAAGGAGTTGGTCAAAAAAGGAATACAGGTAACCGTTGTGAGCTTAAGAAGGTCAGGAGATTACGTGTCTAGCCATGAAGGAAAATTTAAAGTGATTCGCTTTCCCAAAATAACTCGATTTTATCAAAATAGACAGATGATTCCTGAGAGTATTTCCCCATATTTAAAAAAAATTTCCCCAGATCTTATTCATATTCAATGTGTCCAGGGAATGGAGCTGGGAAAGAATTTGAAGTCTCATTATAGAGTACCTTTGATTTATACCAGCCACTCCATCGGCCGTGAAGAGGCTGAGGGGAGAATAAATCCTGACCAGTTATTGGTGGTCAAACAACAGGAAAAATTATATGAAACCGCTGATTCCATTGTTTGTCCAAGCAACATGGAAAAAAGAGTATTGCTCAAACACTATCCACTTTGGGAAAGTAAGGTAACCGTTATTCCCAACGGGATAGCAGAAATTGATATACCCAGAAGAAAAAATGCTAATCTCTATCACTTGTTATATGTGGGACGGTTGGCCTGGTCTAAGGGGTTAGAAACCGTAATTCGGGCCCTTCCCTTAGTAGTGAGGAAGCATCCGAGGACAGTCCTTCATGTAGTGGGAGACGGTTCCTCTTCATATAGGCGTCATATCCAGGGGTTAATAAAGAAGTATCATTTGGATAAAAGAGTTGTTTTTCATTCTTGGATGGAACAGAGAAAATTATCTAATGTTTACAGTCTATCTGGTATTGTTATTGTGCCCAGTTATTATGAATCTTTTGGAATGGTCGTGTTAGAAGCCATGGCCCATGGCGTTCCTGTCATTGTTACTACTGCAGTAGGAGTTGCTGAAGATATGTCACGTTCTGTAGTGATGAAGATAAAACCGAAAAACGTTCAGGAAATGGCAGAAGCCATTCATCATCTCTTGTCAAATCAAAGCTCAGCAAAATCGAGGGGCAAAGCAGGATTAAAACTTGTAAAAAAATATTTCTGGTCCAATACGGCAGATCAATATTTGGCGTTGTATCGGAAATTAACAAACAAATAG
- a CDS encoding CotS family spore coat protein has translation MNNHLLEEGKKVFEHFPYNMKHIRVIQGEGSRKILWKVSTNQGDIALKRSHYPLEKLLFSIYGQMYVLDKGARVPRVLKSKKNIPYVQVGERVYTAYNWFRNSRNPNFQNKLEFRETIRGLALFHKTSEGYVPPVQCEEKWRLGKGIRSYQSLYQDVGAMVEEVKGLSEECKKAVGNYLPSSLRILEVAIKKLEEVGYDKLLKKAREKRNLTHEDFGEPNALMVGNKGYVIDLDGMAYNLPIRELQKMIIKGFRKHGINENLFKEIVSYYEQENPLSTELKKVMVIEMMIPSHLFRVLRTMIGKGESVSPRTLEKIIQFEKQKQNVLENIRY, from the coding sequence ATGAACAACCATCTTTTGGAAGAAGGGAAAAAAGTATTTGAGCATTTTCCCTATAATATGAAGCATATTCGTGTGATTCAAGGGGAAGGAAGCCGGAAAATACTATGGAAAGTATCAACAAATCAGGGAGATATCGCTTTAAAACGTTCTCACTACCCCCTTGAAAAACTCTTGTTCTCTATTTACGGACAAATGTACGTATTAGATAAAGGTGCGAGAGTGCCCAGGGTTCTTAAATCGAAAAAGAATATACCTTATGTTCAAGTCGGTGAACGTGTGTATACAGCATATAACTGGTTCCGTAATTCCCGCAATCCAAATTTTCAAAACAAACTTGAATTCAGGGAGACAATAAGGGGCCTTGCGTTATTTCATAAGACATCGGAAGGATATGTCCCTCCGGTTCAATGTGAAGAGAAATGGCGGTTAGGTAAAGGAATAAGAAGCTACCAAAGTTTATATCAAGATGTGGGAGCAATGGTTGAAGAAGTAAAGGGGTTGAGTGAGGAATGTAAAAAGGCAGTTGGCAATTATCTGCCTTCCTCCCTTCGTATATTAGAAGTAGCCATTAAAAAACTGGAAGAAGTGGGTTATGATAAGCTGCTGAAGAAAGCCCGAGAAAAGAGAAATTTGACCCATGAAGATTTTGGTGAGCCTAATGCTCTAATGGTTGGCAATAAAGGGTATGTCATTGATCTGGATGGTATGGCGTATAATTTGCCGATTAGAGAACTGCAGAAAATGATTATAAAGGGCTTTAGAAAGCACGGCATAAATGAAAACCTTTTTAAGGAAATTGTTTCCTATTATGAACAGGAAAATCCTTTATCCACTGAATTAAAAAAGGTTATGGTGATCGAAATGATGATTCCCTCTCATCTGTTTAGGGTGTTAAGAACAATGATTGGTAAAGGGGAATCTGTTTCTCCTCGAACATTGGAAAAGATCATCCAATTTGAGAAGCAAAAACAGAACGTATTGGAGAATATCCGATATTGA
- a CDS encoding NAD-dependent epimerase/dehydratase family protein: MVIVTGADGYIGWPTMLKLSKSFPKERIVGIDHFGRRKWVENIGSVSAIPVADMKTRINAAREWGFSNLHFIEGDLTDKNFTYEILQVFKPKVIIHLAAQPSAPFSHINGQMATFTQENNNGMLRNILWGMKESGLTDTHLITTTTTGVYGAPEFTIPEGFLSIKNEETKQTDIIPYPGMATSWYHMSKANDINNLYLAHHLWKLPITDIRTSIVLGTETSETKIDSRLATRFDFDFYFGVVPNRFCAQALANHPITIYGKGEQKKPMITLEDAVISIVNAADMEKDATFEVFNQASIWVSPKDLALAVQQACQKVNISVNIIHIENPRKEKEVHEMKMQNSGFLSKLLKKSPQSLQEGIDHMIQSLLPFRETIIQYQSRFLN, encoded by the coding sequence ATGGTGATTGTCACAGGAGCAGATGGCTATATCGGCTGGCCAACGATGTTAAAATTAAGCAAATCTTTTCCCAAAGAACGAATCGTTGGAATCGATCATTTCGGGAGGCGCAAATGGGTAGAAAATATCGGTTCAGTCAGTGCCATACCCGTAGCAGATATGAAGACACGCATAAACGCTGCCAGGGAATGGGGATTTTCCAATCTTCATTTTATTGAAGGAGATTTAACGGACAAGAATTTTACCTATGAAATTCTCCAAGTGTTTAAACCAAAAGTCATCATCCATCTTGCAGCCCAGCCTTCAGCTCCCTTTTCCCATATCAACGGTCAAATGGCTACTTTTACCCAAGAGAATAATAATGGGATGCTAAGGAATATTTTATGGGGTATGAAAGAATCAGGATTAACGGATACTCACCTGATCACGACAACGACAACAGGGGTATACGGAGCTCCTGAATTTACCATTCCTGAGGGGTTTCTTTCTATTAAGAATGAAGAAACAAAGCAAACGGATATCATACCTTATCCTGGAATGGCGACATCCTGGTACCATATGAGCAAAGCCAATGATATTAACAACTTATATTTGGCCCACCATTTATGGAAACTGCCTATTACAGACATTCGAACTTCTATTGTGCTGGGAACCGAAACCTCCGAAACAAAGATCGATTCCAGATTAGCCACCCGATTTGATTTTGATTTTTATTTCGGTGTGGTACCCAACCGTTTTTGTGCCCAGGCTTTGGCCAACCACCCCATTACCATTTATGGGAAAGGAGAACAAAAAAAGCCGATGATTACCCTTGAAGATGCTGTCATCTCCATTGTAAACGCGGCTGACATGGAAAAGGATGCGACCTTTGAAGTCTTTAATCAAGCATCCATCTGGGTCAGTCCCAAAGATTTAGCTCTCGCTGTTCAGCAAGCATGCCAAAAGGTAAATATTTCGGTAAACATCATTCATATCGAAAATCCCCGGAAAGAAAAAGAAGTACATGAGATGAAAATGCAAAACAGCGGATTTCTCAGCAAACTGCTAAAAAAATCCCCGCAAAGCCTTCAGGAGGGTATCGATCACATGATTCAATCACTCCTGCCTTTCAGGGAAACAATTATTCAATATCAAAGCAGATTTTTAAATTGA
- a CDS encoding HipA family kinase, with protein MSNWIFVEEYSQKYQGYVWRVKREKDGVTEHGYFKFLKRHNIPYAGPMVANEMIAVKLGELVKLPMHKLEYATVNGMEGVVSIVKNVPFLTRWDQLPNHVYENIPKYFKSPKHLINMFVFDVWTCNTDRGTNKNMIVYKDETHPKYQIYLIDHNHCLHDANLKWEKHKYNEPYWDQIHRYYRPPSGVGPLVRQNLGYVRRCIQRIESISSLSIRKIIHDVPKQFVTESERLLIYNLLIHRQKKLSFMISEWVKRRE; from the coding sequence ATGTCCAACTGGATATTTGTAGAGGAATATTCCCAGAAGTATCAAGGGTATGTTTGGAGAGTAAAAAGAGAAAAAGATGGAGTTACTGAACATGGCTATTTCAAATTCCTGAAGAGACATAACATTCCTTACGCTGGTCCTATGGTTGCCAATGAAATGATTGCGGTAAAACTGGGAGAATTGGTCAAATTACCGATGCACAAATTGGAATATGCAACCGTAAACGGCATGGAGGGAGTCGTATCCATCGTCAAAAATGTTCCATTTCTTACCCGATGGGACCAATTGCCGAATCATGTTTACGAAAATATTCCCAAGTATTTTAAATCCCCCAAGCATCTGATTAACATGTTTGTGTTTGATGTGTGGACTTGTAATACCGACAGAGGAACAAACAAAAATATGATTGTTTACAAAGACGAAACCCACCCCAAGTACCAAATCTATTTGATTGACCATAATCATTGTCTTCATGACGCCAATTTAAAGTGGGAGAAGCACAAATACAACGAACCCTATTGGGATCAGATTCATCGATATTACAGACCTCCCAGCGGTGTGGGACCCCTTGTTCGGCAAAATCTCGGATATGTAAGACGCTGCATCCAAAGAATTGAAAGTATTTCTTCCTTATCGATCAGAAAAATCATCCATGATGTGCCCAAGCAATTTGTAACTGAGTCAGAAAGATTACTGATTTATAATCTCCTTATTCATCGTCAAAAGAAGTTGTCATTCATGATTAGCGAGTGGGTGAAAAGGCGGGAGTGA
- a CDS encoding glycosyltransferase family 2 protein, giving the protein MFPSITIGLFVDKKNKPFDYFISSVLQQSFQDWEMFIFSDSVKKGDFETSDKRIFWYPVQSESGRSDWKKALIHLSRGEYILLLSPSVEIYPYAFSSLLETIRMNQSDLLISSGFPFPYVTEGWERVGVEDWLKQRIKILNEWSPLSLILWRKTILEKINLKSFIVESLLSVPKNVKMELLPVMLCHKQFYDSSMQWEAIWPLKKTGLARFLKKYGLLHSFSFNNQYYVIHPRKNDSEISTMPKVSVLSSVYNEEENLYRMLESLELQTYRNMEIILINDGSTDGTDQIITQFIRSCGKKVCYISRAENVGKGKSMNEGLQLAEGKYLLEVDGDDWLDPECVEVYVSIMEETEPEVAYLYGDRRVFRKGQFVPLRYSGLSKGYPIKDRLFFLSQLRPHGPRFLRAEAVRKIGGWPTDYPSEGRLYEDFAILLRLIETYKFSYIPGAYYNIYRIGRNKKKPYWTIILPIIFQALHRWDICGTFTINKQEKKITFYQSGNRIKQFERN; this is encoded by the coding sequence ATGTTTCCATCCATCACAATCGGTTTGTTCGTGGATAAGAAAAATAAACCTTTTGATTACTTTATATCAAGTGTTCTGCAACAGTCGTTTCAAGATTGGGAAATGTTTATTTTCAGTGATTCGGTAAAGAAGGGGGATTTTGAGACTTCAGATAAGAGAATCTTCTGGTATCCTGTTCAGTCCGAAAGCGGCCGTAGCGATTGGAAGAAAGCATTAATCCACCTTTCCAGAGGTGAATATATCCTCCTGCTATCACCCTCTGTGGAAATATATCCTTATGCCTTCTCTTCATTGCTTGAAACGATAAGGATGAATCAGAGCGATCTCTTGATTTCTTCGGGATTTCCTTTTCCTTATGTGACCGAAGGATGGGAACGTGTCGGTGTAGAAGATTGGCTAAAACAAAGGATAAAAATTTTGAATGAATGGTCCCCTCTGTCGCTCATCCTATGGCGAAAAACTATATTGGAAAAGATCAATCTCAAGTCGTTTATTGTAGAATCTCTTCTATCTGTCCCCAAAAATGTAAAAATGGAATTACTTCCGGTGATGCTGTGTCACAAACAATTCTATGACAGCAGCATGCAATGGGAAGCAATATGGCCTTTAAAGAAAACAGGATTGGCAAGGTTTCTTAAAAAATATGGTTTGCTTCATTCATTTTCCTTTAACAACCAATACTACGTTATTCATCCAAGAAAAAATGATTCGGAAATCAGTACAATGCCTAAAGTGTCTGTTCTTTCTTCCGTTTATAACGAAGAAGAGAATCTGTACAGAATGTTGGAAAGTCTGGAACTGCAAACTTATAGGAACATGGAGATTATCCTGATCAATGACGGTTCCACTGATGGGACGGATCAAATTATTACACAATTTATCAGGAGTTGCGGAAAAAAAGTGTGTTATATCAGCCGTGCAGAAAATGTGGGAAAAGGAAAATCAATGAACGAGGGGCTGCAATTGGCTGAAGGGAAATATCTGCTGGAAGTGGATGGTGATGACTGGCTGGATCCGGAATGCGTAGAAGTATATGTCTCCATTATGGAAGAAACAGAACCTGAAGTGGCTTATTTGTATGGGGACCGAAGGGTTTTTCGGAAAGGGCAGTTTGTCCCCCTTCGGTACTCTGGACTAAGCAAGGGCTATCCCATAAAAGACCGCCTTTTCTTTTTGTCACAACTTCGGCCCCATGGACCTAGATTCTTACGAGCCGAAGCAGTAAGAAAAATAGGAGGTTGGCCAACGGATTATCCTTCCGAAGGAAGGCTTTATGAAGATTTTGCCATTCTCCTCAGACTTATAGAAACATACAAGTTCTCTTATATCCCAGGAGCTTACTACAATATTTATCGCATCGGACGAAATAAGAAAAAACCTTACTGGACGATTATTCTCCCCATCATTTTTCAAGCTTTGCATAGGTGGGACATCTGTGGGACTTTCACCATAAACAAACAGGAAAAAAAGATTACATTTTATCAGTCAGGTAATAGGATTAAGCAATTTGAACGGAACTAA
- a CDS encoding phosphotransferase has protein sequence MENRDAEILKRHYELKPLKYQLLRQRGKRKVWYVQTNKGPFCFKRYNNPFETYQFSFEGQEYLINNGVKIPRLIRNKEGLFYSLGQKGTVYVLFEWISGSYPLKLNKKEHVIRCMESLANFHKRGKGFIPSSPDLELERYRLNTNQEQRMLNELVQLNEKMRNQPPSVRKLIKEHHSWMVERTKAGIDKLQEFMKGGDLQEESKGRYIAHNDFADINVLLTRRDTYLIDFDDLTYNFPTVDVEQIFIKTARHGIISPKDVELWLSSYLKVFPLTKPLKGLLIQRLALPTIYYHLLTRLSNGGRTTPEQLSNTIQWEKGKYRVFSRL, from the coding sequence ATGGAAAACAGGGATGCTGAAATATTGAAACGTCATTATGAGCTAAAGCCCCTTAAGTACCAATTGTTAAGGCAAAGGGGAAAAAGAAAAGTCTGGTATGTCCAAACCAATAAAGGCCCCTTTTGTTTTAAAAGATACAATAATCCCTTTGAAACCTATCAATTTTCCTTTGAAGGACAGGAATATTTAATCAACAATGGGGTTAAAATTCCCAGGCTGATAAGAAATAAGGAGGGTCTTTTCTATTCATTAGGTCAGAAGGGAACCGTTTATGTTTTGTTTGAATGGATATCAGGGAGTTATCCCCTTAAACTGAACAAAAAGGAACATGTCATTAGATGTATGGAATCTTTGGCAAATTTTCACAAAAGAGGAAAGGGATTTATACCGTCTTCGCCGGATTTGGAATTAGAGAGATATCGTTTAAATACAAACCAGGAACAGAGGATGTTAAATGAGCTGGTGCAGTTAAACGAAAAAATGAGGAATCAGCCCCCATCGGTAAGGAAGTTAATTAAAGAGCATCATTCCTGGATGGTGGAAAGAACGAAAGCAGGGATAGACAAATTGCAGGAATTTATGAAGGGCGGAGACTTACAGGAGGAAAGCAAGGGGCGCTATATCGCCCATAATGATTTTGCCGATATTAATGTGCTGCTCACCCGAAGGGACACCTATCTGATTGATTTTGATGATTTGACCTACAATTTTCCTACTGTGGATGTTGAGCAAATTTTTATAAAGACCGCCAGACATGGAATCATTTCCCCAAAAGATGTTGAGTTATGGTTATCGTCTTATCTGAAAGTATTTCCTCTGACAAAACCTCTTAAAGGGTTATTAATACAGCGATTAGCCCTTCCCACCATTTATTACCATCTGCTTACCCGTTTAAGCAATGGAGGACGGACAACTCCGGAGCAGCTTTCAAATACCATCCAATGGGAAAAAGGAAAATACCGAGTGTTTTCAAGGCTTTAA
- a CDS encoding NAD-dependent epimerase/dehydratase family protein, protein MILVTGAAGYMGSMLIEHFSKIFDSSNLKGVDNFSAGKVQHIGDIPIQCADVSNRNDVFQIMEGVDILVHCAAVSGIPTCEKESKEAVLSNLLSVKYLLEAGRNYQLKKMIFPSSFAVYAPDETVINENTRVSPYNFYGFLKYWAEQLIISYGETYKINYLIFRQSNLCGKGYSEKNSVIHTMCNAAKNNQPLTIYGGGYQVRNFIHIRDVIHIYEQGLTKNNGIYNLAGTETKSIKEIAEEVARAAKRKLNKEIEILYKESEIKGQELTLQSLTCDISKLERDFQYSPKGTIAEAIDELLS, encoded by the coding sequence ATGATTTTGGTTACCGGCGCTGCTGGATATATGGGCTCTATGTTAATCGAACACTTTTCTAAAATCTTTGATTCTTCAAATCTAAAAGGGGTAGATAACTTTTCTGCGGGCAAGGTTCAGCATATAGGAGATATACCCATTCAATGTGCCGATGTTTCAAACAGGAATGATGTTTTTCAGATCATGGAGGGTGTGGATATCCTCGTCCATTGTGCGGCGGTAAGCGGAATTCCCACGTGTGAAAAGGAGAGCAAAGAGGCTGTTCTCAGCAATTTATTAAGTGTCAAATATTTACTGGAAGCAGGAAGGAATTATCAGCTAAAAAAGATGATCTTTCCTTCATCGTTTGCCGTTTATGCCCCTGATGAGACGGTCATTAATGAAAACACCAGGGTCAGCCCCTACAATTTTTATGGATTTTTAAAGTATTGGGCCGAACAGCTTATCATTTCATATGGGGAAACATATAAAATTAATTATTTGATATTTAGACAATCCAATCTTTGCGGCAAAGGTTACTCGGAAAAAAACTCGGTGATTCATACGATGTGCAATGCCGCAAAAAATAATCAACCATTAACGATTTATGGGGGCGGCTATCAGGTTCGTAATTTTATTCATATCCGGGATGTGATCCATATTTATGAACAAGGTTTAACTAAAAATAACGGGATATATAATCTGGCCGGGACAGAAACGAAAAGTATCAAGGAGATTGCCGAAGAGGTTGCCAGAGCGGCAAAAAGAAAGTTAAATAAAGAGATTGAGATTTTATATAAGGAGTCAGAGATAAAGGGTCAGGAGTTAACCCTGCAATCTCTAACCTGTGATATTTCGAAACTGGAGAGAGACTTTCAGTATTCGCCAAAAGGAACGATAGCAGAAGCAATAGATGAATTACTAAGCTAA